In a single window of the Streptomyces sp. HUAS ZL42 genome:
- a CDS encoding antibiotic biosynthesis monooxygenase: MSEQHIAPVAAHQPPYYVVVFTSVRTEGDHGYGETAQRLEELVKDIPGFLGMDAARAPGGLGITVGYFRDLAGIEQWRSHAEHRAAKAQGRAHWYERYSLHIAKVEHSHGFERADTP, from the coding sequence ATGAGCGAACAGCACATCGCACCTGTCGCGGCACATCAACCGCCGTACTACGTCGTCGTCTTCACCTCCGTTCGTACCGAGGGAGACCACGGATACGGCGAGACCGCCCAGCGGCTGGAGGAACTCGTGAAGGACATCCCCGGGTTCCTGGGGATGGACGCCGCCCGTGCCCCTGGCGGGCTCGGGATCACCGTCGGCTACTTCCGGGATCTGGCCGGCATCGAGCAGTGGCGGTCCCATGCCGAGCACCGGGCGGCCAAGGCGCAGGGACGTGCGCACTGGTACGAGCGGTACTCCCTGCACATCGCCAAGGTGGAGCACAGTCACGGATTCGAGCGGGCGGATACGCCCTGA
- a CDS encoding ATP-binding protein, producing the protein MSGRRRPRPQKRRAGKPRTLRTRLVVASVVLIAVVCAVIGTVTTLALRSHLYEQLDGQLNEVAKRASGRFGPPGGPNKTGSGESTKGTGTGDPQQPNQTSTDISEFVQGPQPQRTIAAKVEKGSITSAVVGKKSSDDLSMKAQELSDAAIKVLGSVAQDSKAHTVDLPGYGEYRVEYMSGDRGSYYVAVPTTDVNSTINTLILVEVSVTAAGLIAASLAGTVIVGVATRPLRKVAATATRVSELPLHTGEVNLSERVPESETDPHTEVGQVGAALNRMLNHVHGALHARQESEMRVRQFVADASHELRTPLASIRGYAELTRRGREEVGPDTRHALGRIESEAGRMTFLVEDLLLLARLDAGRPLQFEQTDLVPLVIDTISDARAAGPDHVWRLELPDEPALVSADAARLQQVLVNLLANARTHTPPGTTVTARVQRRGPWLCVDVQDNGQGIPPDLLPHVFERFARGDSARSRATGSTGLGLAIVQAVATAHGGAVTVDSVPGRTVFTVHLPALAPAAPQPAPETNWQLDSQVQHSATTWVQQGA; encoded by the coding sequence ATGAGCGGGCGACGACGGCCGCGTCCGCAGAAGAGACGAGCGGGAAAGCCGCGCACCCTGCGGACCCGGCTCGTCGTCGCGTCCGTGGTGCTGATTGCCGTGGTCTGTGCCGTGATCGGCACGGTGACGACGCTCGCGCTGCGATCCCATCTGTACGAGCAGCTGGACGGCCAGCTGAACGAGGTCGCGAAGCGCGCATCCGGTCGGTTCGGGCCGCCCGGCGGGCCCAACAAGACCGGCAGCGGTGAGAGCACCAAGGGCACCGGCACCGGCGACCCCCAGCAGCCGAACCAGACGTCGACCGACATCAGCGAGTTCGTGCAGGGCCCGCAGCCCCAGCGCACGATCGCGGCGAAGGTCGAGAAGGGCTCGATCACCTCAGCCGTGGTCGGCAAGAAGTCCTCGGACGACCTGTCGATGAAGGCGCAGGAACTCTCCGACGCCGCGATCAAGGTGCTCGGCTCCGTGGCCCAGGACAGCAAGGCGCACACCGTGGACCTCCCTGGGTACGGCGAGTACCGCGTCGAGTACATGAGCGGCGACAGGGGCAGCTACTACGTCGCCGTCCCGACCACCGACGTCAACAGCACCATCAACACGCTCATCCTCGTCGAGGTCAGCGTCACCGCCGCCGGCCTGATCGCCGCCTCCCTGGCCGGGACGGTCATCGTCGGCGTGGCCACGCGCCCCCTCCGCAAGGTAGCCGCGACCGCCACCCGCGTCTCCGAACTCCCCCTGCACACCGGCGAGGTCAACCTCAGTGAGCGTGTGCCCGAGTCCGAGACCGACCCGCACACCGAGGTCGGCCAGGTCGGTGCCGCGCTCAACCGGATGCTGAACCACGTCCACGGCGCCCTGCACGCGCGCCAGGAGAGCGAGATGCGGGTCCGGCAGTTCGTCGCGGACGCCAGCCACGAGCTCCGTACGCCTCTCGCGTCCATCCGCGGGTACGCCGAGCTGACCAGGCGAGGCCGTGAAGAGGTGGGGCCCGACACCCGGCACGCCCTCGGCCGTATCGAGTCCGAGGCCGGCCGGATGACCTTCCTCGTCGAGGACCTGCTGCTGCTCGCCCGCCTCGACGCGGGCCGTCCGCTGCAGTTCGAGCAGACCGACCTCGTACCGCTGGTCATCGACACCATCAGCGACGCCCGCGCCGCCGGACCGGACCACGTGTGGCGCCTCGAACTCCCCGACGAGCCGGCCCTGGTGTCCGCGGACGCGGCACGCCTGCAGCAGGTGCTCGTCAATCTGCTGGCCAACGCCCGTACGCACACACCACCGGGTACGACCGTCACCGCACGCGTGCAAAGACGCGGACCGTGGCTGTGCGTGGACGTCCAGGACAACGGCCAGGGCATCCCGCCGGACCTGCTCCCGCACGTCTTCGAACGGTTCGCCCGCGGCGACTCCGCGCGCTCCCGCGCCACCGGTTCCACCGGTCTGGGGCTGGCGATCGTGCAGGCCGTGGCGACCGCGCACGGCGGTGCCGTGACCGTGGACAGCGTGCCCGGGCGGACCGTGTTCACGGTGCACCTGCCCGCGCTCGCGCCTGCCGCGCCGCAGCCCGCGCCCGAAACGAACTGGCAACTGGACTCACAGGTACAGCACAGTGCCACCACATGGGTGCAACAGGGCGCCTGA
- a CDS encoding HGxxPAAW family protein produces the protein MSAHDEGHTVAGWTGFGIATIGAAVVGLGVCTVSAVALGGGLAIVVVSALVTWALHLGGWGKPPGVRPREQWGMRVRDDLAREGHAGCVACRLAGRGRQRAVVVVPAEGRPAEVAPESVS, from the coding sequence GTGAGCGCGCATGACGAAGGCCACACGGTCGCAGGATGGACCGGGTTCGGGATCGCGACCATCGGGGCCGCTGTGGTCGGGCTGGGGGTGTGTACGGTCTCGGCCGTGGCGCTGGGGGGTGGGCTCGCGATCGTGGTCGTGAGCGCGCTCGTCACCTGGGCGCTGCATCTGGGCGGGTGGGGCAAGCCGCCGGGGGTGCGGCCGCGGGAGCAGTGGGGGATGCGGGTCCGGGACGACCTGGCACGGGAGGGGCATGCCGGGTGCGTGGCGTGCCGACTGGCGGGGCGGGGGCGGCAGAGGGCCGTGGTGGTCGTGCCGGCGGAGGGCCGTCCCGCAGAGGTCGCGCCGGAGAGCGTGTCGTAG
- a CDS encoding DUF2797 domain-containing protein: protein MAQAWTCSGLTWSANGPELKWDGGRRSALTWGKRVAFRVVEGGVRRCVGARGHPCPVRAVVPGRSTGARCEACARLDRAHSVAADTFADDPRPYHVYLAWFGPGMVKVGITAVERGSARLLEQGAVCFSWLGAGPLMAARRTEELLRAALGVPDRIPYADKRAVRSALPATEAERTAEISELHARAVVLGGWPESLAREPFQPVDHVRVFGLAGLPAAVGAVSELVAGGVVNGALVAAAGPDLHLEAGGGGGGGGEVVVLDTRLMSGWGLVPVGGGEADGAAGEVTLPLREFREDGHLQDGLF, encoded by the coding sequence ATGGCACAGGCATGGACGTGCTCGGGACTGACATGGTCGGCAAACGGTCCCGAGCTGAAGTGGGACGGTGGACGGCGCAGTGCGCTGACCTGGGGGAAGCGGGTGGCCTTCCGGGTCGTGGAGGGGGGTGTGCGCAGGTGTGTGGGGGCACGTGGGCACCCGTGTCCGGTGCGGGCGGTTGTGCCGGGGCGCAGTACGGGCGCGCGTTGCGAGGCGTGCGCGCGTCTGGATCGGGCGCACTCCGTCGCGGCGGACACCTTCGCGGACGATCCGCGGCCGTACCACGTGTATCTGGCGTGGTTCGGGCCCGGCATGGTGAAGGTCGGGATCACGGCGGTGGAGCGGGGGTCGGCGCGGCTGCTGGAGCAGGGCGCCGTCTGCTTCAGCTGGCTCGGCGCCGGGCCGTTGATGGCTGCCCGCCGGACCGAGGAGTTGTTGCGCGCGGCGCTCGGGGTCCCCGACCGGATTCCGTACGCCGATAAGCGGGCCGTGCGGTCCGCGTTGCCCGCGACGGAGGCGGAGCGGACGGCTGAGATCTCCGAACTGCATGCGCGGGCGGTGGTGTTGGGCGGGTGGCCGGAGTCGCTCGCGCGAGAGCCGTTCCAGCCCGTGGACCATGTGCGCGTTTTCGGGCTCGCGGGGCTGCCCGCCGCCGTCGGGGCGGTGAGCGAGCTCGTCGCCGGCGGGGTGGTCAACGGCGCGCTGGTCGCGGCGGCGGGGCCTGATCTCCATCTCGAGGCCGGAGGCGGAGGCGGGGGCGGAGGCGAGGTCGTCGTGCTCGACACACGGTTGATGAGCGGGTGGGGGCTGGTTCCGGTCGGGGGTGGTGAAGCGGACGGTGCTGCAGGCGAAGTAACCCTTCCTCTTCGTGAGTTCAGGGAGGACGGCCACCTTCAGGACGGGCTGTTCTAA
- a CDS encoding Bro-N domain-containing protein, translated as MYEQDNTPPDPSAAESQDAIDINDFVFAATGARVRRLTLPDGEHWFPAADVATNLGYANTRQALLWHVAADCTRRLSEIAQGVYPVDALSKLAGHRLQKSMKMVNLRGLVALVNGCTKPECAPFKTWVCEVIATLQRDGSYSLEPAPVQPAPSGGTAYLMPQQVADAIVRLEERNIRADEASIVAQAERIEEMRRTNEQLSRTNDLLADSHRAQTSMADALHRIADTLDRVADRFQPAAAEGGKPSMTPQELLAVWRAKNLVVADDVHAVAAYLAPALVRGAVRCRMEEVATRTGLTLERVRDCVRMLLKRGCTRQSGCTADGTPVYVLP; from the coding sequence ATGTACGAGCAGGACAACACGCCGCCGGACCCCTCGGCGGCAGAGTCACAGGATGCGATCGACATCAACGACTTCGTGTTCGCGGCCACGGGGGCTCGGGTGCGGAGGCTGACTCTGCCGGATGGGGAGCACTGGTTTCCGGCGGCGGACGTGGCCACGAACCTTGGCTATGCAAACACGCGTCAGGCGCTGTTGTGGCATGTTGCAGCAGATTGCACGAGGCGGCTCAGTGAGATTGCACAAGGCGTCTATCCAGTAGACGCCTTGAGCAAACTTGCAGGTCACAGGCTTCAGAAGTCGATGAAGATGGTGAACCTGCGCGGCCTGGTCGCCCTCGTCAACGGCTGCACCAAGCCCGAGTGCGCACCCTTCAAGACCTGGGTCTGCGAGGTCATCGCAACCTTGCAGCGCGACGGTTCCTACAGTCTCGAACCGGCCCCCGTACAGCCCGCCCCCAGCGGTGGCACGGCGTATCTCATGCCGCAGCAGGTCGCCGACGCGATCGTCCGGCTCGAGGAGCGGAACATCCGGGCGGACGAGGCGTCGATCGTCGCTCAGGCGGAGCGCATCGAGGAGATGCGTCGTACCAACGAGCAGTTGAGCCGCACCAACGACCTCCTCGCCGACTCCCACCGCGCCCAGACCTCCATGGCCGACGCCCTCCACCGGATCGCCGACACCCTGGATCGCGTTGCCGATCGTTTCCAGCCCGCTGCGGCCGAGGGCGGCAAGCCTTCCATGACACCGCAGGAACTCCTCGCCGTGTGGCGGGCGAAGAACCTCGTCGTCGCGGATGACGTGCATGCCGTGGCGGCGTACCTCGCCCCCGCGCTGGTGCGGGGCGCGGTGCGGTGCCGGATGGAGGAGGTCGCCACGCGGACGGGGCTGACCCTGGAGCGCGTCCGGGACTGTGTGCGGATGCTGCTCAAGAGGGGCTGCACGCGGCAGAGCGGGTGTACCGCCGACGGCACGCCGGTGTACGTGTTGCCGTAG
- a CDS encoding response regulator transcription factor translates to MTTTSPQGRTELLRPDGSPVRVLVVDDELSITELLSMALRYEGWQIRSAGDGTGAIQTAREFRPDAVVLDMMLPDMDGLTVLGRLRRELPDVPVLFLTAKDAVEDRIAGLTAGGDDYVTKPFSLEEVVARLRGLIRRSGAADRRSDSVLVVGDLTLDEDSHEVSRAGEGIHLTATEFELLRFLMRNPRRVLSKAQILDRVWSYDFGGQANVVELYISYLRRKIDAGREPMIHTRRGAGYLIKPAAS, encoded by the coding sequence ATGACCACGACCTCGCCCCAGGGGCGCACCGAACTGCTGAGGCCGGACGGGAGCCCCGTCCGAGTGCTTGTGGTGGACGACGAGCTGTCGATCACCGAACTGCTGTCCATGGCCCTTCGCTATGAGGGTTGGCAGATCCGCAGCGCGGGTGACGGTACGGGCGCGATCCAGACCGCGCGCGAGTTCCGTCCCGACGCCGTCGTCCTCGACATGATGCTGCCCGACATGGACGGGCTGACCGTCCTCGGCCGGCTGCGCCGCGAGCTGCCCGACGTGCCGGTTCTCTTCCTGACCGCGAAGGACGCGGTCGAGGACCGGATCGCGGGTCTCACGGCCGGTGGCGACGACTACGTCACCAAGCCGTTCTCCCTCGAAGAGGTCGTGGCACGGCTGCGCGGGCTCATCCGGCGCTCCGGTGCCGCCGACCGGCGTTCCGACTCCGTCCTCGTCGTAGGCGACCTCACCCTCGACGAGGACAGCCACGAGGTCTCGCGGGCAGGGGAGGGCATCCACCTCACCGCCACCGAGTTCGAGCTGCTGCGCTTCCTCATGCGCAACCCGCGGCGCGTACTCAGCAAGGCGCAGATCCTCGATCGTGTGTGGTCGTACGACTTCGGCGGGCAGGCCAACGTGGTCGAGCTCTACATCTCGTACCTGCGCAGGAAGATCGACGCGGGCCGCGAGCCGATGATCCACACCCGGCGTGGTGCCGGCTACCTGATCAAGCCCGCGGCGTCATGA
- a CDS encoding NAD(P)H-dependent flavin oxidoreductase, which produces MALSTAFTKLFGVRHPIASAPMGGSAGGALAAAVSRAGGLGLLGSGGGDPDWLARELPILANGTDKPWGIGFLTWRIDAAAVERALEHRPTAVMLSFGDPSPFAERIRRAGVALILQVTDLEEARRAVDVGADVIVAQGTESGGHGARNGRSALPFVPVVVDLAAPVPVLAAGGIADGRGLAAALALGAAGAVIGTRFQATAEALVHPSITAAILEGRGEDTERNRVLDIARGSSWPSRYTARTLGHRYLDQWRGREAELAADTQAQRDYQDDVARGEVPPLPVWAGEAVDLVNDLPPAADLVATLATQAEDALTRAGKP; this is translated from the coding sequence ATGGCGTTGTCGACGGCGTTCACGAAGTTGTTCGGTGTGCGGCATCCGATCGCGTCGGCGCCGATGGGCGGGTCGGCCGGTGGTGCGCTCGCTGCGGCTGTCTCGCGCGCCGGCGGGCTCGGGCTGCTGGGCTCCGGGGGCGGGGATCCGGACTGGCTGGCCCGCGAACTGCCCATCCTCGCAAACGGCACCGACAAGCCCTGGGGCATCGGCTTTCTGACGTGGCGAATCGATGCCGCCGCGGTCGAGCGGGCGCTGGAGCACCGTCCCACGGCGGTGATGCTGTCCTTCGGCGACCCGAGCCCCTTCGCCGAGCGGATCCGCCGGGCGGGCGTGGCACTGATCCTCCAGGTCACCGACCTGGAGGAGGCCAGGCGGGCGGTGGACGTGGGTGCCGATGTCATCGTGGCGCAGGGCACCGAGAGCGGTGGGCACGGCGCCCGGAACGGCAGGTCCGCCTTGCCGTTCGTGCCGGTCGTGGTGGACCTGGCGGCCCCGGTGCCGGTGCTGGCGGCCGGCGGGATCGCCGACGGCCGCGGCCTGGCGGCGGCCCTGGCCCTGGGCGCCGCGGGGGCAGTCATCGGCACCCGCTTCCAGGCCACGGCCGAGGCCCTGGTCCACCCCTCCATCACCGCCGCGATCCTCGAGGGACGCGGGGAGGACACCGAGCGCAACCGCGTACTGGACATCGCCCGCGGCTCGAGCTGGCCCTCCCGTTACACCGCTCGCACCCTGGGCCATCGCTACCTCGACCAATGGCGAGGCCGGGAAGCGGAACTCGCCGCGGATACGCAGGCCCAGCGGGACTACCAGGACGACGTCGCACGAGGCGAGGTGCCCCCGCTGCCGGTCTGGGCCGGCGAGGCCGTCGATCTCGTCAACGACCTACCCCCGGCAGCGGACCTCGTCGCCACCCTGGCCACCCAGGCCGAGGACGCTCTGACCCGAGCGGGAAAACCCTGA